In the Helianthus annuus cultivar XRQ/B chromosome 11, HanXRQr2.0-SUNRISE, whole genome shotgun sequence genome, one interval contains:
- the LOC110905923 gene encoding uncharacterized protein LOC110905923 encodes MHYRRRFYRSLLEGYELGVTNPAKINVLDAMNLAISAWTMDVRANTIANCFRHCKLRSTDNMTFENSDEGGESTQELQNLIKELGYRNAMDVEDVLTHPEENVVAQLLTDEEIIESVIGINKDDIDEEDDESSTMEPPSRNEAIKAAITLNNFLLSYEKTIPKVLAMLRKIRDEIQGEIDFNKKQKTIESFFKKPS; translated from the coding sequence ATGCATTATCGTCGTCGATTTTATAGAAGTCTTTTGGAGGGTTATGAATTAGGGGTTACAAATCCAGCAAAAATAAATGTATTAGATGCAATGAATCTTGCAATTTCAGCATGGACTATGGATGTTCGTGCAAATACAATTGCGAACTGCTTTCGTCATTGTAAACTTCGATCAACAGATAACATGACTTTTGAGAACTCAGATGAAGGTGGTGAAAGCACTCAAGAACTCCAGAATTTGATCAAAGAGTTGGGTTATCGCAATGCAATGGATGTCGAAGATGTTCTGACTCACCCAGAAGAAAATGTAGTTGCACAGTTGTTGACTGATGAAGAAATTATTGAAAGCGTTATTGGAATTAATAAAGATGATatcgatgaagaagatgatgaaagttCTACAATGGAGCCCCCTTCGCGAAACGAAGCTATTAAAGCGGCAATCACATTGAACAATTTCTTGTTGAGCTATGAGAAAACAATACCAAAAGTTCTTGCCATGCTAAGGAAAATTAGAGACGAGATTCAAGGGgaaattgatttcaacaaaaaacaaaagacaattgagtcatttttcaagaaaccttcataa